A DNA window from Bacteroidota bacterium contains the following coding sequences:
- a CDS encoding ATP-dependent Clp protease ATP-binding subunit — translation MEGNFSNRVRDVISYSREEAIRLGHDYIGTEHLLLGIIREGEGIAVKILRNLGCDLFKLKKAIEDTVRSTGGTLTVGNIPLTKQAEKVLKITYLEAKLYKSDVIGTEHLLLSLLRDDENIAAQILQQGFSITYDAVRAELDSIISGKASSSGSSRAGGLSSSGYGKERSKMEKSKTPVLDNFGRDLTKLAEESKLDPIVGREREIERVAQVLSRRKKNNPVLIGEPGVGKTAIAEGLAMRIVQRKVSRVLYDKRIVTLDLAALVAGTKYRGQFEERMKAVMNELEKSPDVILFIDELHTIVGAGGASGSLDASNMFKPALARGEIQCVGATTLDEYRQYIEKDGALDRRFQKIIVDPSSLEETIDILHNIKEKYEEHHNVRYSDEGIELAVQLSDRYITDRFLPDKAIDVMDEAGARVHLSNIRVPKEIVKIEEQIEEVREEKNRVVKSQRFEEAARLRDTEKKLQEELEVSKKEWERKAETEVHDVNAKSIAEVVAMMTGIPVDKIAEPESEKLLAMEEELKGRVIGQDEPITKLSKAIRRTRAGLKDPKRPIGSFIFLGPTGVGKTELAKVLTEYLFDSQDSLIRIDMSEYMEKFSVSRLVGAPPGYVGYEEGGQLTEKVRRKPYSVVLLDEIEKAHPDVFNILLQVLDDGILTDGLGRRVDFRNTIIIMTSNIGARDIKNLGKGMGFSQGDNDFNYAAMKSTVEDALKRVFNPEFLNRIDDVIVFHSLEKEHIHQIIDLMANDLFARARGVGIEVELTQSAKDFLVEKGYDPKFGARPLRRAIQKYIEDPMAEAILGNNLASGDTINITHDGKDETQELHIETVKAAPPKKATKSKKAASKKAPAKGSEDPPAEKPPAEAAEGGKE, via the coding sequence ATGGAAGGGAATTTCTCAAACCGTGTACGTGACGTAATCTCATACAGTCGAGAAGAAGCAATTCGTCTCGGTCACGACTACATAGGTACAGAGCATTTACTCCTAGGTATCATTCGAGAAGGTGAAGGCATTGCTGTAAAGATTCTCCGGAATCTGGGCTGTGATCTCTTTAAGCTGAAAAAGGCTATAGAGGACACCGTGCGCAGCACTGGCGGCACCTTGACTGTCGGCAACATCCCATTAACAAAACAGGCAGAGAAAGTTTTAAAAATTACGTACCTGGAAGCCAAGCTGTATAAAAGTGATGTTATCGGTACCGAACATCTGCTGCTTAGCCTCCTGCGTGATGACGAAAATATCGCTGCTCAGATCTTACAACAAGGCTTTTCGATCACCTATGATGCCGTTCGTGCAGAGCTGGACTCGATTATAAGCGGTAAAGCTTCATCTTCGGGTAGCAGTCGTGCGGGAGGCCTCTCGTCCTCAGGATACGGAAAAGAGCGTAGTAAAATGGAAAAGAGCAAAACACCAGTATTAGATAACTTCGGCCGGGATCTCACCAAGTTGGCTGAAGAAAGCAAGCTCGACCCCATCGTTGGACGTGAACGCGAAATTGAGCGCGTAGCACAAGTGTTGAGCCGGCGTAAAAAGAACAATCCCGTTCTCATTGGTGAGCCCGGCGTTGGTAAAACTGCCATCGCTGAAGGATTGGCCATGCGCATTGTACAGCGCAAGGTTAGCCGGGTATTGTATGACAAGCGCATTGTTACCCTTGACCTAGCAGCACTCGTTGCCGGTACCAAGTACCGTGGGCAATTTGAGGAGCGCATGAAAGCGGTAATGAATGAGCTCGAAAAAAGTCCGGATGTGATCCTGTTCATCGACGAGCTCCACACCATCGTGGGCGCCGGCGGTGCTTCAGGCAGCCTCGATGCATCCAACATGTTCAAACCTGCCCTGGCACGCGGAGAAATCCAGTGTGTTGGTGCAACAACCCTCGACGAGTACCGCCAATACATCGAGAAAGACGGTGCACTCGATCGACGTTTTCAGAAAATTATTGTCGACCCCTCTTCCCTCGAAGAGACCATCGACATTCTCCACAACATCAAGGAGAAGTACGAAGAACACCACAATGTTCGCTACTCCGATGAAGGCATTGAACTGGCCGTCCAGTTAAGCGACCGCTACATCACCGACAGATTTCTGCCGGACAAAGCGATCGACGTCATGGACGAAGCCGGCGCCCGGGTACACCTGTCCAACATCCGTGTCCCGAAAGAAATTGTCAAAATTGAAGAGCAAATCGAGGAGGTTCGCGAAGAGAAAAACCGGGTTGTAAAAAGCCAGCGGTTTGAAGAAGCGGCCCGCCTGCGGGATACAGAGAAAAAACTGCAGGAAGAACTCGAAGTCTCCAAAAAAGAATGGGAGCGCAAGGCTGAAACGGAAGTCCACGATGTAAATGCCAAGAGCATTGCAGAAGTGGTCGCCATGATGACTGGCATTCCTGTGGACAAAATTGCAGAGCCTGAAAGCGAGAAACTGCTCGCTATGGAAGAAGAGCTCAAAGGCCGTGTAATCGGCCAGGATGAGCCGATCACCAAGCTCTCAAAAGCCATCCGCCGTACGCGGGCTGGTCTCAAAGATCCCAAACGTCCAATTGGCTCGTTCATTTTCCTCGGCCCTACCGGGGTTGGTAAAACCGAACTCGCCAAAGTACTTACAGAGTACCTCTTCGACTCGCAAGATTCTCTTATTCGCATCGACATGAGTGAGTACATGGAGAAATTCTCCGTGAGCCGGCTCGTAGGTGCGCCTCCGGGATACGTTGGGTACGAAGAAGGCGGCCAGCTCACTGAAAAAGTGCGCCGCAAGCCTTACTCCGTTGTACTGCTCGACGAAATCGAAAAAGCACACCCGGATGTATTCAACATCCTGCTGCAAGTGCTCGACGACGGTATTCTTACAGATGGTTTGGGCCGGCGGGTTGACTTCCGGAATACCATCATCATCATGACATCCAACATCGGTGCACGAGACATCAAAAATCTCGGCAAAGGCATGGGTTTCTCCCAGGGAGACAACGACTTCAACTATGCCGCCATGAAGAGTACCGTTGAAGACGCCCTCAAGCGCGTGTTCAATCCGGAATTCCTCAACCGTATCGACGATGTTATCGTTTTCCACTCTCTCGAGAAAGAGCACATCCATCAGATCATCGACCTGATGGCCAACGACCTCTTTGCCCGCGCCCGCGGTGTCGGCATCGAAGTTGAGCTCACGCAGTCTGCCAAAGACTTCCTCGTTGAGAAAGGATACGATCCGAAATTTGGTGCGCGTCCCTTGCGTCGAGCCATCCAGAAGTACATCGAGGATCCAATGGCAGAAGCCATCCTTGGTAACAACCTGGCTAGCGGTGATACCATTAATATCACCCACGATGGCAAAGATGAAACGCAGGAATTGCACATCGAAACGGTCAAGGCTGCCCCGCCCAAAAAGGCAACAAAATCCAAAAAAGCAGCTAGCAAAAAGGCGCCTGCCAAAGGATCTGAAGATCCGCCGGCAGAAAAACCGCCAGCAGAAGCCGCTGAAGGTGGCAAAGAATAA
- a CDS encoding iron-sulfur cluster assembly accessory protein — protein MPESVTIERSNAPVLLSQRASEEVRKIMESKSIPDGFGLRVGVRGGGCSGMSYILGFDKMREQDLEFRLDDIILYIDKRHGLYLHGTTIDYQDGLNARGFTFENPNAASTCGCGSSFAA, from the coding sequence ATGCCAGAGTCTGTAACGATTGAACGCTCCAATGCACCTGTATTATTAAGTCAACGTGCATCAGAAGAAGTCAGGAAAATTATGGAATCTAAGTCGATTCCTGATGGCTTCGGTCTGCGTGTTGGCGTTCGAGGAGGTGGCTGCTCCGGCATGAGCTACATTCTTGGCTTTGACAAAATGAGAGAACAGGACCTGGAATTCAGGCTTGATGACATCATTTTGTACATCGACAAGCGTCATGGCCTGTACCTGCATGGTACAACCATTGATTACCAGGACGGACTAAATGCAAGAGGATTTACGTTTGAAAATCCGAATGCAGCCTCGACCTGTGGATGTGGCTCTAGTTTCGCTGCATAA
- a CDS encoding lamin tail domain-containing protein, with translation MPSTLFLLQATTLVLQGLLLPGNALPATQQYHDPGDLVINEIHYAPADSRLEFVEVFNRSTALLNLCTLSIADSRDEPVVLCDGDALLPPEQFAVIARDTMLLKQTFALPAALAQENLLLEPSSWPALNNSGDTVTLYAGAAMIDAVSYLPDWGGQRVSLERIDPLGPAAAFNWGSSVAQQGASPGYQNSIFNPDRTPPFLLLAERTTPKTLTLFWNEQIDFTALHLTQFQAGDQSPWTITPIDVSTFSLTFGNAVPANALRYDGISDLTGNTGPRQQHPIARLPVAGELLINEVMFAPRADPYDNLPDQPEYVEVFNASEHLLSLRHLALAGEADDRGEADTRRATPPLPVMVAGSFAILYAPGKTRQDLEVFEDAFPGLQTTSPLLLPVDAASLGLRNEGDRVGLVVGDSLVVDDLVYDPAWHHPLLEETRGRALERRRQDAATALPSNWSSAVTGSGGTPGRENSLRQITEETETNGQLIINPALFSPDGDGVNDVLTIAIQTEKASQAGGIKVFDLAGRQVRTLVETTLFQQREIRFWDGASDGGSLLPVGVYIVVVNLLDVSAGTTQQIKQPVILARQLR, from the coding sequence ATGCCATCAACGTTATTCCTGCTTCAAGCCACTACGCTGGTCTTACAAGGGCTGCTATTACCCGGCAACGCGCTGCCGGCAACGCAGCAATACCACGATCCGGGTGATCTGGTCATCAACGAAATTCACTATGCGCCAGCCGATTCCAGGCTAGAGTTTGTCGAGGTTTTTAACAGGTCAACTGCATTACTGAACCTGTGCACTTTGTCGATTGCTGATAGCCGCGACGAGCCCGTTGTGCTCTGTGATGGAGACGCGCTCCTCCCCCCTGAACAATTTGCGGTGATTGCACGAGACACGATGCTGTTAAAGCAGACTTTTGCATTGCCGGCCGCGTTGGCACAGGAAAACCTGTTGCTTGAACCTTCCTCCTGGCCAGCGCTGAACAACAGCGGCGACACCGTCACCCTGTACGCCGGCGCAGCAATGATCGATGCTGTATCGTATTTGCCAGACTGGGGCGGCCAACGGGTTTCGCTGGAGCGAATTGATCCTTTGGGGCCGGCGGCGGCATTCAACTGGGGAAGCTCGGTAGCGCAACAGGGTGCAAGCCCGGGATACCAAAACAGCATTTTCAATCCCGACCGCACACCGCCCTTTCTTTTACTGGCAGAGCGGACCACCCCGAAAACACTCACCCTGTTTTGGAATGAGCAAATAGACTTCACAGCCCTCCACCTCACCCAGTTTCAAGCAGGTGATCAATCTCCATGGACAATCACGCCCATCGATGTAAGCACGTTTTCCTTAACCTTTGGCAATGCGGTTCCAGCCAACGCGCTGCGCTACGATGGGATATCAGATTTGACAGGAAATACCGGGCCCCGGCAGCAACACCCGATTGCCAGACTGCCAGTTGCCGGCGAACTCCTGATCAACGAGGTTATGTTTGCACCACGCGCAGATCCGTATGACAACCTGCCCGATCAACCCGAATATGTCGAAGTGTTTAACGCCTCAGAGCATCTGCTGTCTTTGCGGCACCTTGCGTTGGCCGGCGAAGCTGACGATCGAGGTGAAGCAGATACACGCAGGGCAACACCGCCCCTCCCCGTCATGGTAGCGGGTAGCTTTGCAATTTTATACGCGCCCGGCAAAACCAGGCAGGACCTTGAAGTCTTTGAAGACGCATTTCCTGGATTGCAAACCACATCACCACTTTTACTTCCGGTAGACGCAGCATCACTCGGGCTTCGAAATGAAGGAGACCGCGTGGGTCTGGTGGTGGGTGACAGCCTCGTCGTGGATGACCTCGTGTACGATCCGGCGTGGCATCATCCACTCCTCGAAGAGACCCGGGGGCGGGCACTGGAGCGCAGGCGTCAAGACGCGGCAACCGCCCTCCCGTCAAACTGGAGCAGCGCTGTAACGGGTTCGGGAGGCACGCCAGGCCGGGAAAATTCCCTGCGCCAAATCACAGAGGAGACAGAAACAAACGGGCAACTGATTATCAACCCCGCCCTGTTTTCACCCGATGGTGATGGGGTTAATGACGTGTTGACCATTGCGATTCAGACAGAAAAAGCTTCCCAGGCAGGCGGCATAAAAGTCTTCGATTTGGCCGGCCGTCAGGTACGGACGCTGGTAGAAACAACCCTGTTTCAACAGCGCGAAATACGATTCTGGGATGGGGCGTCAGATGGCGGAAGTCTCCTGCCAGTTGGCGTATACATTGTTGTAGTAAACCTGCTGGACGTCTCGGCCGGAACGACGCAACAGATAAAGCAACCCGTTATCCTCGCACGCCAATTGCGATAA